One region of Salinirubrum litoreum genomic DNA includes:
- a CDS encoding TetR/AcrR family transcriptional regulator, with protein MSNDATGTDEGVADLPDAARAEIARSVRSALAKHGYADLTTKQVAAESAKSEAFFFYHCDSKAELILVFLDWAAEYSLGRLESVADDPDPARRLYRACDVLLGDPSDDLQRGTYVAIMELLAHAAHDEAFAERLTRYERRVLDDVAGFVRDGIESGDFRDVAPEQVAGVVLMTADGTAGAVMALGMADVGANVRAGVFEYLDRVVLAEGRERPEW; from the coding sequence ATGTCGAACGACGCCACGGGGACCGACGAGGGGGTCGCCGACCTCCCGGACGCGGCACGCGCGGAGATCGCCCGCTCGGTTCGGTCGGCGCTGGCGAAACACGGCTACGCGGACCTGACGACGAAACAGGTCGCCGCCGAGTCCGCAAAGAGCGAGGCGTTCTTCTTCTACCACTGTGACTCGAAGGCGGAACTGATCCTCGTCTTCTTGGACTGGGCGGCCGAGTACTCGCTCGGGCGACTCGAATCGGTCGCCGACGACCCGGACCCGGCGCGGCGGCTCTACCGGGCCTGTGACGTACTTCTGGGCGACCCCTCGGACGACCTCCAGCGCGGGACCTACGTGGCGATCATGGAACTGCTGGCCCACGCGGCCCACGACGAGGCCTTTGCCGAGCGCCTGACGCGCTACGAGCGCCGGGTGCTCGACGACGTCGCGGGGTTCGTGCGCGACGGGATCGAGTCGGGCGACTTCCGGGACGTGGCTCCGGAGCAGGTCGCCGGCGTCGTCCTGATGACGGCCGACGGGACCGCCGGCGCGGTGATGGCGCTCGGGATGGCCGACGTGGGCGCGAACGTGCGTGCCGG